In Miscanthus floridulus cultivar M001 chromosome 5, ASM1932011v1, whole genome shotgun sequence, one genomic interval encodes:
- the LOC136450253 gene encoding uncharacterized protein isoform X3, whose protein sequence is MSVNMTTSVFSDTFQEVKSKRDKKKEVSRVKETPEPRSRGASNSSRSSRGGVNHAGRSSSAQSGSSGTDYRASRSSILGPAVPATNAIQKPTVPSLSTNKDVVPNGSVGAPQSSSGFQHNCFGVPGQMSMADIVKMGRPQVRSSGKPMAAADASYAGQTPSLSSSVNQNSKQSANTAVPTTFDFPALPDPIPHTVNSSHGSAGNSHTHENDWFPQDETPSGAQSTGIEASRDQSLSVASLDQSMLVADAAYSQENSHAEENNSTAVKTTLSSERHLEIVEEDNHFNDGLLQNSNAYQAQVHSYVDNEVGISNVDAESAVANFQHLSLQNEDIAATKSAEDNPAVILPDHLQAANADCAHLSFGSFESGAFSGLLSSKVPKGSLEDDEVHIPDESPSVNRIDVRNQDYYDNDALNSSANEDVETRIGTNMDNIDGPSVSESDVLRQGAIDVPGLQYDLPSVSSHAYSNTTQPSTMEDPQGNTQAQPLSHFSGLLQANALPNNLLGSNLTPLREFDFSQLLQTQSATKYNPSVAPNNLPAISMQETLKSGGFPNTQSTQHVPSTSIPSGLPLPQQLPVYSQPTLPLGPFTSLVGYPYLPQNYYLPSAAFQQAYSSNGPFHQSAAPAVPGAGMKYSMPQYKSSPPASSLPQPSSLSGYGGFGNANNIPGNFSLNQGAPSVPTTLGFDEALGTQFKDPNHYAALQQSDNSAMWLHGGAGSRTVSAVPPGNFYGFQGQSQQGGFRQAHQPSQYGGLGYPSFYQSQASLPQEHPQNPTEGSLNNPQGVPSRPSHQLWQHSY, encoded by the exons ATGAGCGTCAACATGACAACATCTGTCTTCTCAG ATACTTTTCAAGAGGTAAAGAGCAAGCGTGATAAGAAAAAGGAGGTCAGTCGA GTTAAAGAAACCCCAGAGCCAAGATCTCGAGGAGCAAGTAACTCCAGTCGATCCAGTAGAGGTGGTGTGAACCATGCTGGACGAAGCAGTTCAGCTCAGTCTGGATCCAGTGGCACTG ATTATAGGGCTTCAAGATCATCAATATTGGGACCTGCTGTGCCAGCTACGAATGCCATTCAGAAGCCAACAGTTCCTAG TTTGTCCACAAACAAAGATGTGGTTCCTAATGGATCAGTTGGAGCACCACAATCATCATCTGGTTTTCAGCACAATTGTTTTGGGGTGCCAGGTCAGATGTCAATGGCTGATATAGTGAAAATGGGAAGGCCTCAAGTGAGGTCTTCTGGCAAGCCTATGGCTGCAGCAGACGCATCATATGCTGGTCAAACCCCATCTTTATCTAGCTCTGTAAACCAGAACTCGAAACAATCTGCAAACACAGCCGTACCAACTACTTTTGACTTTCCTGCTCTCCCAGACCCTATTCCACATACTGTGAACTCTAGTCATGGTTCTGCTGGGAACAGCCATACACATGAGAATGATTGGTTTCCTCAGGATGAGACGCCATCTGGAGCTCAGTCCACAGGCATTGAGGCATCTCGTGACCAGTCGCTATCTGTGGCATCACTGGACCAATCTATGTTGGTTGCCGATGCTGCTTACTCACAAGAAAATTCTCATGCAGAAGAGAACAACTCCACTGCAGTTAAAACAACACTGTCTTCCGAAAGACACTTGGAAATTGTGGAGGAGGACAATCATTTCAATGATGGGTTATTGCAGAACTCAAATGCTTACCAAGCTCAAGTGCATTCCTATGTTGATAATGAAG TTGGGATTTCCAATGTCGATGCAGAATCAGCTGTGGCAAACTTTCAGCATTTAAGCCTACAGAATGAAGATATAGCTGCAACCAAGTCTGCTGAAGATAACCCTGCGGTTATACTCCCTGATCATCTACAAGCTGCAAATGCAGACTGTGCTCATTTGAGCTTTGGTAGTTTTGAATCTGGTGCCTTCTCTGGCTTGCTTTCATCAAAGGTCCCAAAAGGCAGTTTGGAGGACGACGAGGTGCATATTCCAGATGAATCCCCATCAGTTAATCGAATAGATGTCAG GAATCAAGATTACTATGACAATGATGCTCTAAATTCTTCAGCAAATGAGGATGTTGAGACAAGAATTGGTACTAACATGGATAACATTGATGGACCTTCAGTTTCAGAGTCTGATGTACTGAGGCAGGGGGCCATAGATGTGCCTGGTCTTCAATATGACCTGCCATCAGTTTCAAGTCATGCATATTCAAACACAACACAGCCAAGTACAATGGAAGACCCACAAGGAAACACACAAGCACAGCCCCTTTCCCATTTTTCTGGCTTACTG CAAGCAAATGCTCTACCCAATAACCTGTTGGGGTCAAATCTTACCCCTCTTCGGGAGTTTGACTTCTCGCAGTTGCTTCAGACACAGTCAGCTACAAAGTATAACCCATCTGTTGCACCTAATAATCTGCCAGCAATCTCCATGCAAGAG ACTTTAAAATCAGGCGGCTTCCCCAACACTCAGTCTACGCAACATGTTCCCAGTACAAGCATTCCGTCGGGTCTTCCTCTTCCACAACAATTGCCTGTATACTCTCAGCCAACTCTGCCTCTGGGACCTTTTACCAGCCTGGTTGGCTATCCATATCTACCTCAGAACTATTACCTACCATCAGCGGCCTTCCAGCAAGCGTACTCAAGTAATGGGCCTTTCCATCAATCTGCTGCTCCTGCTGTGCCTGGAGCTGGTATGAAGTATTCGATGCCACAATACAAGAGCAGCCCTCCTGCTTCGAGCCTACCACAGCCATCATCACTCTCTGGTTATGGAGGGTTCGGAAATGCAAATAATATCCCTGGAAATTTCAGCCTAAATCAGGGTGCTCCCTCTGTGCCCACAACTTTGGGATTTGATGAAGCTTTAGGCACACAATTCAAAGACCCCAATCATTATGCAGCTCTACAGCAG AGTGATAATTCGGCAATGTGGCTTCATGGAGGCGCTGGTTCAAGAACTGTTTCTGCAGTTCCGCCTGGTAACTTCTATGGTTTCCAGGGCCAGAGCCAGCAGGGTGGCTTCCGCCAGGCACATCAGCCCTCTCAATACGGTGGTCTTGGGTACCCAAGCTTCTACCAGTCGCAGGCCAGTCTGCCACAGGAGCACCCCCAGAACCCCACAGAAGGAAGCTTGAACAATCCCCAGGGGGTACCATCCCGGCCATCGCACCAGCTCTGGCAGCACAGCTACTAA